A genomic segment from Aspergillus puulaauensis MK2 DNA, chromosome 1, nearly complete sequence encodes:
- a CDS encoding cytochrome P450 (COG:Q;~EggNog:ENOG410PGTM;~InterPro:IPR001128,IPR002401,IPR036396;~PFAM:PF00067;~SMCOG1034:cytochrome P450;~TransMembrane:1 (o6-27i);~antiSMASH:Cluster_1.4;~go_function: GO:0005506 - iron ion binding [Evidence IEA];~go_function: GO:0016705 - oxidoreductase activity, acting on paired donors, with incorporation or reduction of molecular oxygen [Evidence IEA];~go_function: GO:0020037 - heme binding [Evidence IEA];~go_process: GO:0055114 - oxidation-reduction process [Evidence IEA]), protein MESSTILPLVWYYLLTIFIVSLVYSYSRSWYRLRDFKGPWLASLTEGWLFGNTTKGDLHMRLYEVNKKYGLSIAATSILPAPLNQICIGDLARVGPNWLVTSDPDIIRYMSAARYKHRKSSWYAALQVDPFLHSVFTETSLEKHDRLRTKVQPGFSMKENRDLGVKIDSQIASLVSLIERKYISTPSDIRPIDLAQTAQYWALDVITSITLGDAFGYLTEDRDMYDFIKIIKGELPLATACSNTPTLGKLVFGTGLLALMGSNPKDEKGRGKLMGVAQKVVEERFGPNKVVKDDMLGSFIRNGIDKRQAEAELLATIVAGSDTTATAIRATMLYIMANPRVYNTLINGIQTAERKGRISSPITSAESREMPYLQAVIKEGLRIHPPITGLLTKVVNPGGETIKGRFVPGGTGIGHCGWGIQRHEVFGADVDVFRPERWIEADGLQRREMERTLDLVFGTGRWGCLGKAIVLVELDKIFVELLRRFDFELIYPGSPWKSVNFTLFLQKEMWVRVTKREQGSTVDGLD, encoded by the exons ATGGAATCCTCAACTATCCTCCCTCTGGTCTGGTACTACCTCCTCACTATCTTTATCGTGAGCCTGGTCTACTCGTATTCCCGATCATGGTATCGCCTTCGTGACTTCAAGGGCCCCTGGCTAGCTAGCTTGACAGAGGGATGGCTGTTTGGAAACACAACAAAAGGCGATCTGCACATGCGCCTGTACGAAGTTAACAAAAAATACGGTCTGTCCATCGCAGCAACTTCCATACTACCAGCTCCTCTAAACCAGATTTGTATAGGAGATCTAGCCCGTGTTGGCCCGAACTGGCTCGTTACCAGCGACCCAGACATCATCCGGTACATGAGCGCAGCCAGATACAAGCACCGCAAGTCGTCTTGGTATGCAGCCTTACAAGTCGACCCCTTCCTGCATAGTGTCTTTACAGAGACCAGCTTGGAAAAGCACGATCGGTTGAGAACCAAAGTGCAGCCTGGC TTCTCAATGAAAGAGAACCGAGATCTAGGCGTCAAAATCGACTCCCAAATTGCTTCGCTAGTAAGCCTAATAGAGCGCAAGTATATCTCCACGCCCAGCGATATCCGTCCAATCGACCTTGCGCAGACGGCGCAGTATTGGGCATTGGACGTAATAACCAGCATCACCCTTGGCGATGCCTTCGGGTACTTGACGGAGGATAGGGACATGTATGACTTTatcaagatcatcaaggGCGAACTTCCGCTGGCGACTGCCTGCTCGAATACTCCTACCCTGGGGAAGCTTGTCTTTGGGACGGGGctgctggccttgatgggCTCGAACCcgaaggatgagaaggggCGTGGCAAGTTAATGGG TGTCGCCCAAAAAGTGGTTGAGGAGCGTTTTGGCCCTAACAAGGTCGTAAAGGACGACATGCTGGGGAGCTTCATCCGCAACGGAATTGATAAACGCCAGGCTGAGGCGGAGCTACTTGCGACCAT TGTAGCTGGATCCGacaccacagccacagccatCCGAGCAACGATGTTATATATCATGGCAAACCCGCGTGTATACAACACTCTCATAAACGGAATCCAAACCGCAGAGCGCAAAGGCCGAATCTCATCCCCCATTACATCTGCAGAATCACGGGAAATGCCTTACCTGCAGGCCGTAATCAAGGAAGGCCTGCGCATCCACCCCCCAATAACCGGTCTGCTAACGAAGGTAGTAAACCCCGGCGGCGAGACAATAAAAGGCCGGTTCGTTCCAGGCGGGACTGGCATTGGACACTGTGGATGGGGTATCCAGCGCCATGAAGTCTTCGGGGCTGATGTCGATGTCTTTCGACCGGAGCGGTGGATTGAAGCGGACGGTCTCCAGAGACgtgagatggagaggacgcTGGATCTGGTCTTTGGGACTGGGAGGTGGGGGTGTTTGGGGAAGGCGATTGTGCTGGTGGAGTTGGATAAGATATTTGTTGAG CTGCTCCGGAGATTCGACTTTGAGCTGATCTACCCAGGCTCCCCGTGGAAATCTGTCAACTTTACCTTGTTTCTGCAGAAGGAGATGTGGGTGCGTGTCACAAAGCGAGAGCAGGGCTCTACGGTGGATGGGTTGGATTAA
- a CDS encoding FAD-binding oxidoreductase (CAZy:AA7;~COG:C;~EggNog:ENOG410PKSP;~InterPro:IPR006094,IPR036318,IPR016166,IPR012951;~PFAM:PF08031,PF01565;~SECRETED:SignalP(1-19);~SMCOG1138:FAD linked oxidase domain protein;~antiSMASH:Cluster_1.4;~go_function: GO:0016491 - oxidoreductase activity [Evidence IEA];~go_function: GO:0050660 - flavin adenine dinucleotide binding [Evidence IEA];~go_function: GO:0071949 - FAD binding [Evidence IEA];~go_process: GO:0055114 - oxidation-reduction process [Evidence IEA]) translates to MRSFFKYLALAALPAATLALPYPFNVATRTPAQHNLTSTSIITQLGPMLSSDAAIYAHSDERWENATSRWQSYSSPDFTVVVEAGTEGDVAVIVKYANSYGIPFLAVNTGHGAPKTLGTLRNGIEISLRQLDEITIAQDGESAFFGGGVYSDQVIHTLWDAGYVAGTGSCACVGIMGPTLGGGHGRYQGFYGLIIDMLISMNVVLADGSTVTVSNSSHPDLWWAMRGAGHNFGIVTSFEADIHPRTVDEWYIHRFVFTQDKLESVFETVNAQQMAEDAPVELMNYGVFTWNAEFSTTEPILEFFIHYVGTAENAAPFLQPYDALDPVVSTGQYHPYPDVPDATGTGVHSPMCQHGKTNMQFPFGLLEHNITATRQIYDYFANVTAAQPVYNQSIVVFEAYSLQGVQAVDPASSAFPHREDRFLCDVLITYEPDSSLDNRAIAIGKQISRLWAEGQPGQEEHIYVNYAFGDEPLEQVYGSEPWRLDRLRAAKAKYDPNNIFRYYNPLVRGSK, encoded by the exons ATGAGATCATTCTTCAAGtacctggcgctggctgcctTGCCAGCAGCCACCTTGGCTCTTCCATACCCCTTCAACGTGGCGACACGCACCCCTGCCCAGCATAACCTTACATCGACGAGTATAATCACCCAGCTTGGCCCAATGCTGTCCTCCGATGCTGCAATCTATGCGCATAGCGACGAGCGCTGGGAAAACGCCACATCACGCTGGCAGTCCTATTCCAGCCCTGACTTTACCGTTGTGGTGGAAGCCGGAACTGAGGGCGATGTGGCCGTTATT GTCAAGTACGCCAATTCCTATGGTATCCCCTTCCTCGCAGTCAATACCGGCCACGGCGCCCCAAAGACACTAGGCACTCTGCGCAATGGGATCGAGATTTCCCTGCGGCAGCTGGATGAGATCACAATCGCCCAAGACGGAGAATCAGCATTCTTCGGCGGCGGTGTTTATAGCGACCAGGTCATTCATACGCTCTGGGACGCCGGATATGTTGCTG GCACCGGCAGCTGCGCCTGCGTAGGCATCATGGGCCCAACCCTCGGCGGAGGACATGGCCGCTACCAGGGCTTCTACGGTCTTATCATCGACATGTTAATTTCGATGAACGTCGTCCTGGCCGATGGGTCAACTGTGACTGTATCCAACAGCTCCCATCCTGACCTCTGGTGGGCAATGCGCGGAGCAGGACACAACTTTGGCATCGTGACCAGCTTCGAGGCCGACATCCACCCGCGCACTGTGGACGAGTGGTATATCCACCGGTTCGTCTTCACGCAGGATAAACTGGAGTCGGTGTTTGAGACTGTCAATGCGCAGCAGATGGCTGAAGATGCCCCTGTGGAGCTGATGAACTATGGTGTCTTTACTTGGAATGCCGAGTTTAGTACAACAGAG CCCATCCTCGAATTCTTCATCCACTACGTCGGCACCGCCGAGAACGCCGCTCCATTCCTGCAGCCATACGATGCGCTCGACCCCGTCGTCTCAACCGGCCAGTACCACCCATACCCCGATGTCCCCGACGCAACAGGCACAGGCGTCCACAGCCCCATGTGCCAGCACGGTAAAACCAACATGCAATTCCCCTTTGGCCTCCTCGAGCACAATATCACCGCGACCCGGCAGATCTACGACTACTTTGCGAATGTCACGGCCGCGCAGCCGGTCTACAACCAGTCCATTGTCGTCTTCGAGGCATACTCGCTGCAGGGCGTGCAGGCTGTTGACCCAGCTAGCTCGGCGTTTCCGCATCGTGAGGATAGGTTTCTTTG TGATGTCCTGATAACCTACGAGCCAGACAGCTCCCTCGACAACCGGGCCATCGCTATCGGAAAGCAGATCTCGAGGCTCTGGGCCGAGGGCCAGCCAGGCCAGGAGGAGCATATCTATGTCAACTACGCCTTTGGGGACGAGCCTCTGGAGCAAGTGTACGGGTCTGAGCCGTGGAGGCTAGACAGACTCCGGGCTGCGAAGGCGAAATATGATCCGAATAATATCTTTCGATACTATAACCCTCTTGTTCGGGGTTCAAAGTGA
- a CDS encoding cupin domain-containing protein (COG:S;~EggNog:ENOG410PUX1;~InterPro:IPR014710,IPR011051,IPR013096;~PFAM:PF07883;~antiSMASH:Cluster_1.4): MSNNTADIYATPGPFTKFPGEGLPDIKRYITTHNAQGEGIFLPADNGDHQALMANGRGVQNIIYTTHGDAVELNDEVDIAFARDNEPSLHVPGGTLVRMIDFAPGVESPLHRAMSLDYGTVIEGEFEVELDSGEKRIMRRGDVLVQRATVHRWRNLSPDRPGRMLFVLLDCKPLDPINGREIKVELNELQADFPSSH, encoded by the exons ATGTCCAACAACACCGCAGACATCTACGCAACCCCCGGCCCCTTCACCAAATTCCCCGGCGAAGGACTCCCGGATATCAAGCGGTACATCACAACCCACAATGCGCAGGGTGAGGGCATCTTCCTCCCAGCCGACAACGGCgaccaccaagccctaatGGCCAACGGCCGGGGCGTCCAAAACATCATCTACACCACCCACGGCGACGCCGTGGAACTGAACGACGAGGTGGACATTGCTTTCGCCAGAGATAACGAG CCCAGCCTCCACGTCCCCGGCGGAACGCTCGTGCGCATGATCGATTTCGCACCGGGCGTGGAGTCGCCCTTGCACCGCGCGATGTCGCTGGACTACGGGACTGTCATTGAAGGCGAGTTCGAGGTTGAGCTGGATAGTGGCGAGAAGCGGATCATGCGTCGAGGCGATGTGCTCGTTCAGCGCGCGACTGTGCATCGCTGGCGCAATCTCTCGCCTGATCGGCCCGGAAGAAtgctttttgttttgttggaTTGTAAGCCACTGGATCCGATTAATGGGAGGGAGATTAAGGTCGAGCTTAATGAGCTGCAGGCGGATTTTCCGAGCAGTCATTAG
- a CDS encoding uncharacterized protein (COG:Q;~EggNog:ENOG410PQ3Q;~InterPro:IPR036291,IPR002347;~PFAM:PF00106,PF13561;~SMCOG1001:short-chain dehydrogenase/reductase SDR;~antiSMASH:Cluster_1.4;~go_process: GO:0055114 - oxidation-reduction process [Evidence IEA]): protein MGAIYSRFFTKLTLPPFSSLNGKTILITGGNTGLGREAARHALTLGANVILGVRSVSKGDEAKKDITSGIVAGDARVHVWPIDLESFASVKAFAGRAREYVASGGRLDFAIMNAGLASVEWATTGDGWERGLQVNDLSTALLSLELLPLLLQAKEQDPASQPHLTLLASDIHKNARFPERDTDSILKSLNSQEEWKTSQTLGGPTERYAITKLLDIYITKELARLAPRDENGDPLVIVNCVAPGFCKSNLLSREENIPLMIKIVQAIVARTIEEGSKTLVHAVTQGPETHGQWLEDQVIRDPGNLVSDPDLVVAREKLWKEIVAVLKEVDPEIRTEY from the exons ATGGGTGCCATCTACAGCCGGTTCTTTACAAAACTCACTCTCCCtccattctcttctctcaATGGCAaaaccatcctcatcaccggcggAAACACCGGTCTCGGTCGCGAAGCCGCCCGGCATGCCCTAACCCTCGGTGCCAACGTCATTCTAGGCGTGCGCTCTGTTTCCAAAGGCGACGAAGCAAAGAAAGATATCACATCCGGGATCGTCGCCGGCGACGCCCGAGTGCACGTATGGCCGATAGATCTGGAGTCGTTCGCCAGTGTCAAGGCCTTCGCCGGCAGGGCGCGCGAATACGTTGCCTCTGGGGGCCGGCTGGACTTTGCAATCATGAACGCAGGACTTGCATCGGTTGAATGGGCGACCACGGGAGATGGATGGGAACGAGGACTGCAAGTGAACGACTTATCGACTGCGCTGCTGAGTCTGGAGTtattgccgctgctgcttcaagCGAAAGAGCAAGATCCGGCGTCGCAGCCACACTTGACGCTCCTTGCGAGTGACATCCACAAGAATGCACGGTTTCCTGAGCGTGACACGGACAGTATACTGAAGTCGCTGAATAGTCAGGAGGAGTGGAAAACGTCGCAGACGCTGGGCGGTCCGACTGAGCGCTATGCAATCACGAAGCTGCTCGACATCTATATCACCAAGGAGCTTGCTCGGCTGGCGCCGCGAGACGAGAATGGCGATCCGCTTGTCATTGTCAACTGTGTGGCCCCGGGATTCTGCAAATCGAACCTGCTATCCAGGGAGGAGAATATCCCGCTCATGATCAAGATTGTGCAGGCGATTGTTGCGAGGACTATCGAGGAGGGGAGCAAAACACTTGTACATGCTGTGACGCAGGGACCAGAGACCCATGGGCAATGGCTCGAGGATCAGGTTATTAGAGA CCCTGGAAACCTGGTGTCGGATCCTGACCTGGTCGTCGCAAGGGAGAAGCTGTGGAAGGAGATTGTTGCAGTCTTGAAGGAAGTTGACCCTGAGatccgtacggagtactga
- a CDS encoding uncharacterized protein (COG:G;~EggNog:ENOG410PIBT;~InterPro:IPR020846,IPR011701,IPR036259;~PFAM:PF07690;~SMCOG1005:Drug resistance transporter, EmrB/QacA;~TransMembrane:14 (i53-72o92-112i124-143o149-170i182-201o213-233i253-278o284-304i325-345o365-382i389-407o419-441i453-472o519-548i);~antiSMASH:Cluster_1.4;~go_function: GO:0022857 - transmembrane transporter activity [Evidence IEA];~go_process: GO:0055085 - transmembrane transport [Evidence IEA]) translates to MSSTEAIASFTASQPSSLPPSLQAPVTNKEEHGSTEAIHRTLSLTQPPRDVHGVAWVLVVLSVFSCVFLFALDNTIVADVQPAIINEFGDLTMLPWLSVAFLLGAASTLLVWSKGYGQFNCKWLYIITTAIFEVGSAVCGAAPNMSSLIIGRAICGLGGAGMYLGVMTILSMLTSPSERSIYMGLTGMVWGTGTVLGPIIGGAFTDSPATWRWAFYINLCIGGLFAPVFFFMIPSIDPRPGASLKERLAEIDWLGPIIFIGAYVSGIMAISFGGVLYAWDDRRIIGMFVCSGVLFTLFFLQQGFTVFTTYTARIFPMQYLKSKEMVLLFIETAAAGTSCFVPIYFIPLFFQFVRGDSALDAGVRLLPFIVPLVVFNLVNGVAMSAMGYYMPWYLLGGVLVIVGGVLLRITELSTSQAQIYGALVVGGIGTGVFSQAGFAVAQSLVPGNEIPMAVGFITCAQVGGSAIALSIANTLFLNRATTQASALLPDVSADGIQALISGANHALLDSLDEALRSDVLSAIVGAITDAFVLDLTAGCVAVVLAVFLRRTKISFNSAAIGGM, encoded by the exons ATGTCATCTACTGAAGCCATTGCGTCTTTCACGGCCTCGCAGCcttcttctctgcctccttcttTGCAGGCCCCTGTGACGAACAAGGAAGAGCATGGCTCAACAGAGGCAATCCATCGCACCCTGAGCCTTACGCAGCCGCCGCGAGATGTCCATGGCGTTGCCTGGGTGCTTGTTG TGCTGTCGGTGTTTTCGtgcgtcttcctcttcgccctGGACAACACCATAGTGGCCGATGTCCAGCCGGCAATCATCAATGAATTCGGCGACCTCACGATGCTTCCATGGCTGTCCGTGGCCTTTTTACTTGGAGCTGCCAGTACGCTTCTTGTCTG GAGCAAGGGATACGGCCAATTCAACTGCAAGTGGCTCTACATTATCACCACCGCCATCTTCGAGGTCGGCTCAGCAGTCTGCGGTGCTGCTCCCAATATGAGCAGTCTCATCATCGGCCGTGCCATATGTGGCCTCGGCGGCGCTGGCATGTATCTCGGCGTGATGACGATTCTGTCGATGCTCACGTCGCCATCGGAACGGTCCATCTACATGGGACTAACGGGAATGGTCTGGGGGACTGGAACTGT ACTTGGTCCTATCATCGGTGGAGCCTTCACCGACAGTCCAGCAACATGGCGCTGGGCGTTCTATATCAACCTCTGCATCGGCGGACTATTCGCACCGGTATTCTTCTTCATGATCCCCAGCATCGACCCCCGACCTGGAGCTTCACTCAAGGAGCGCCTGGCCGAGATCGACTGGCTCGGCcctatcatcttcatcggcgccTACGTCTCCGGCATCATGGCAATATCCTTCGGCGGCGTTCTCTACGCCTGGGACGACAGGCGCATCATCGGCATGTTCGTCTGCTCCGGCGTGCTGTTCACTCtattcttcctccagcaggGCTTCACCGTCTTCACCACCTACACGGCCCGGATCTTCCCCATGCAGTACCTCAAAAGCAAAGAGATGGTCCTCCTTTTCATCGAGACCGCCGCTGCCGGAACATCCTGCTTCGTGCCTATCTACTTCATCccgctcttcttccagttcgTGCGCGGCGACAGCGCGCTGGATGCTGGAGTCCGTCTGCTCCCGTTTATCGTCCCGCTGGTGGTGTTTAACCTCGTCAATGGCGTCGCAATGTCCGCAATGGGCTACTATATGCCCTGGTACCTCCTCGGCGGGGTCCTGGTCATTGTCGGCGGAGTCCTCCTGCGAATCACGGAACTCTCAACAAGCCAGGCCCAGATCTACGGAGCACTTGTAGTTGGCGGGATAGGCACAGGTGTCTTCTCTCAAGCCGGATTCGCCGTCGCGCAGTCTCTCGTTCCTGGTAATGAGATCCCCATGGCTGTGGGGTTTATCACCTGCGCACAAGTCGGCGGGTCAGCGATTGCCCTTTCAATTGCGAATACGTTATTCCTGAACCGTGCAACCACGCAGGCGAGTGCGCTGCTCCCGGATGTGAGCGCGGATGGTATCCAGGCCTTGATATCTGGCGCGAATCATGCGCTTCTGGATTCCTTGGATGAGGCGCTGAGGTCGGATGTGCTTAGTGCGATTGTAGGGGCCATTACGGATGCGTTTGTGTTGGATCTGACTGCAGGGtgtgttgctgttgttctgGCGGTGTTTCTGAGGAGGACCAAGATCAGCTTCAATTCTGCTGCGATTGGGGGGATGTAA
- a CDS encoding uncharacterized protein (COG:K;~EggNog:ENOG410PG70;~TransMembrane:1 (i295-315o);~antiSMASH:Cluster_1.4): MSVGSDTDSAFTFASESHFSTQALLQAEDSYMDMDWTLLGDSSGDLYVPALPEPPITASSSSGIYSLGPDEGPGCYALEDLLPGDFPFCPFPGMASPTAYLPSLTDTDGSLSDLPYSLPTLTPAGASQDNILPLQAADIQPHEALDGWPIFKCNPIVPSRECTPTAAHHVNHLRTLLENCTEPIEISGLAESTSELAPLLATTRERLTAVLQGLFNEAQHVYSLQDLAIRTNTGSRHSHPDFSAFGGSSILLLPPPLVLESLLQSCLAACSPYYPFITTASRTVSKRMESSRRPILPSIFLLLMLAAGAMTVGAGETHNQMAHGLVEICRISLRRQIEQDVQLALDPEVLECALLLTIVAVWSGDKWQMDISICQKAMFLEMHSQAGFQSRETQLARLKSAEDVAQCCQVWEENERKNRITYSWLILDHEICLSQDIPPTSYLSITNLDVPIPSGDITSGLKSTKRWMQGISHPSDHITLADQRDAPIPPPLNEYVRYFRETNDVRDIRHVSPTSLRLLLCYLQNTVAHLRCSVDRIPIPSKGERHRAVGQTSLVLLSVQFQEAQELLNKWYTLARTHFMSSSIDDCSPGSSPSMPDSDSRASSANMILYHLVMLNTMVSFPEIERMARIEPGSRIAKPGPAPWKHPYHLENTRDIYVQCGQVLRLVRSTPEPSRPVWWAGAVYRVALVAWANSLDNTTDTKGQTHGETVILDDLPPDHPSILAYLDHRSELLPMFSDTSGALVSLHVPVDIIHHCARVLDSDVQTKFTMGIQQKMLNMAQRWGKAAF, from the exons ATGAGCGTGGGCTCGGATACTGATTCAGCCTTTACGTTCGCCAGTGAGAGCCATTTCTCAACTCAGGCCCTGCTGCAGGCAGAGGACAGCTATATGGATATGGACTGGACGTTATTAGGTGACAGTTCTGGTGACTTATACGTCCCTGCACTTCCAGAGCCTCCTATTACcgcatcttcttcaagtGGAATCTACTCACTGGGTCCCGATGAAGGGCCAGGATGCTATGCACTCGAGGATCTCCTCCCAGGGGACTTCCCTTTCTGCCCTTTTCCAGGGATGGCATCGCCAACAGCCTATTTGCCCAGCTTGACAGATACAGACGGCTCTTTAAGTGATTTACCGTACTCACTTCCTACATTGACTCCGGCTGGAGCATCCCAAGACAATATATTGCCTCTCCAAGCGGCTGATATCCAACCTCACGAAGCCCTAGACGGCTGGCCAATATTCAAATGCAATCCCATTGTCCCGTCAAGGGAATGCACGCCCACGGCTGCACACCACGTAAATCATCTCCGAACATTGCTCGAAAACTGTACCGAGCCGATCGAAATCAGCGGACTGGCTGAATCGACTTCAGAACTGGCCCCTCTCCTCGCGACCACCAGGGAACGGCTCACTGCAGTCCTGCAAGGCCTTTTCAACGAGGCTCAACATGTGTACAGTCTCCAAGATCTGGCCATCAGAACAAATACAGGATCAAGGCATTCCCACCCTGATTTCAGTGCATTTGGAGGAtcatccatcctcctcctcccgccTCCCCTCGTGCTAGAATCTCTACTACAATCCTGCCTCGCCGCATGTTCACCATACTACCCATTCATCACAACAGCATCCCGCACCGTCAGCAAGCGCATGGAGAGTAGTCGACGTCCCATTCTGCCCAGCATATTCCTCCTGCTCATGCTAGCGGCTGGAGCCATGACGGTTGGAGCCGGCGAAACACACAACCAAATGGCGCATGGCCTGGTTGAGATATGTCGGATTTCTCTACGCAGACAGATTGAGCAGGATGTGcagctggcgctggatcctGAGGTGCTGGAGTGTGCGTTGTTACTTACGATTGTGGCGGTTTGGAGTGGTGATAAGTGGCAGATGGAT ATTTCGATATGCCAAAAGGCGATGTTTCTTGAG ATGCATTCCCAGGCAGGATTCCAGAGCAGAGAGACCCAACTGGCCAGGTTAAAGTCCGCAGAGGATGTCGCCCAGTGCTGCCAAGTATGGGAGGAGAATGAAAGGAAAAATAG AATCACATACTCATGGCTCATTCTCGACCACGAGATATGCCTATCCCAAGACATCCCACCCACATCCTATCTCTCCATCACCAACCTCGACGTCCCAATACCAAGCGGAGATATCACCTCAGGTCTGAAGTCCACGAAACGCTGGATGCAGGGGATATCACACCCATCAGATCATATCACACTCGCAGATCAACGTGACGCTCCCATCCCCCCACCCCTCAACGAATATGTCCGATATTTTCGAGAAACCAACGACGTCCGCGACATTCGCCACGTTTCGCCGACATCCCTACGACTACTGCTCTGTTACCTCCAAAACACAGTAGCCCATCTGCGTTGCAGCGTAGACAGAATCCCAATCCCGAGCAAGGGTGAACGCCACAGAGCTGTCGGACAGACATCgctcgtcctcctctccgtccaATTCCAGGAGGCCCAGGAGCTCCTGAATAAGTGGTATACACTGGCCAGAACACACTTTATGTCTAGTTCTATAGACGACTGCTCGCCGGGCTCATCCCCATCCATGCCGGATAGTGACTCCCGTGCTTCCAGCGCTAACATGATCCTCTACCATCTGGTCATGCTCAATACCATGGTCAGCTTCCCAGAGATAGAGCGGATGGCGCGCATCGAACCCGGATCGCGAATTGCAAAACCAGGACCCGCTCCCTGGAAACATCCATACCACCTAGAGAACACACGGGATATATACGTCCAGTGTGGCCAGGTCTTGCGTCTTGTTCGCAGCACGCCGGAACCAAGCAGGCCTGTCTGGTGGGCTGGCGCTGTATACCGAGTGGCCTTGGTCGCGTGGGCAAATTCCCTGGATAACACCACCGATACCAAAGGCCAGACTCATGGAGAGACGGTGATACTTGACGATCTGCCGCCGGATCATCCTTCTATTCTGGCATACTTGGACCATCGGTCTGAGCTTCTCCCCATGTTCTCTGATACAAGCGGTGCGCTTGTTTCTTTGCATGTCCCGGTGGACATTATACACCATTGTGCTCGTGTGCTGGATTCAGATGTGCAAACGAAATTCACTATGGGGATTCAGCAGAAGATGTTAAATATGGCGCAGCGCTGGGGGAAGGCGGCTTTCTAG